A region of Streptomyces sp. WMMC500 DNA encodes the following proteins:
- a CDS encoding FAD-dependent oxidoreductase — translation MPHAAGSTDPVDVVVVGAGLAGLSAAQHLVGAGLDVTVLEADEQVGGRMSTDHVDGFRLDRSLQLLNTSYPELRRLPGLAEVPLCPLDGDVVVCAGGRRQRIGGSRGTGGAFTTASAFASAARAPRGGLIDQAWLSAALARLAAVPTARLLARPERRAADALAARGLPPRIAAGFLRPLLVALLGDPALTTSSRSADLALRAFARGRLCLPAGGAATVPRRLAAGLPRGTVRTGVRAVSVSTTAVRTEGHGVLRCRSVLVATGARAAAGLLPGLRLPGFHPVTVLHHSAPAESLPGSAGAERGGGVAGPAGDPVAGGGGDGEGGAQARDDAARSGPAGGGPARDGGPRGSGSRGSGSRGSGSRHGGGRNSAGRGGPGPAGLREAALLLDAEGACGPVSHTAVVSGADTSRAPRGRALVSSVVLGEDAVRPARVLDKSARRQLSELYGTSAFDWELVGAHHDPEAIPAMPAPHDLSRPVRVLCGLYVCGDHRDTSTPQGALYSGRRAARALLRDFGLTPASGTAAVPAVA, via the coding sequence GTGCCCCACGCCGCAGGAAGCACGGACCCCGTCGACGTCGTCGTCGTAGGCGCCGGACTCGCCGGTCTCTCCGCGGCCCAGCACCTGGTCGGAGCTGGCCTCGACGTGACCGTGCTGGAGGCGGACGAGCAGGTCGGCGGGCGGATGAGCACCGACCACGTCGACGGTTTCCGGCTGGACCGCTCGCTGCAGTTGCTCAACACCTCGTACCCGGAACTGCGTCGCCTGCCGGGCCTCGCGGAGGTGCCGCTGTGCCCGCTCGACGGCGACGTGGTCGTGTGCGCGGGCGGGCGGCGGCAGCGTATCGGCGGATCGAGGGGCACGGGGGGCGCGTTCACGACGGCGAGCGCCTTCGCCAGCGCCGCGCGTGCCCCCCGCGGCGGCCTCATCGACCAGGCGTGGCTCTCCGCGGCGCTGGCCCGGCTGGCCGCCGTACCCACGGCGCGGCTGCTGGCCCGGCCGGAGCGCCGGGCCGCGGACGCGCTGGCGGCGCGCGGGCTGCCGCCGCGGATCGCGGCGGGCTTCCTGCGGCCGCTGCTGGTGGCGCTGCTCGGCGACCCGGCGCTGACCACGTCGAGCCGCTCGGCGGACCTGGCGCTGCGGGCGTTCGCGCGGGGGCGGCTGTGCCTGCCGGCGGGCGGGGCGGCGACGGTGCCGCGCCGGCTGGCGGCGGGGCTGCCGCGGGGGACGGTACGCACGGGGGTACGGGCGGTGTCGGTGTCGACGACCGCGGTGCGGACGGAGGGTCACGGGGTGCTGCGGTGCCGGTCGGTGCTGGTGGCCACGGGCGCGCGGGCGGCGGCGGGGCTCCTGCCGGGGCTGCGGCTGCCGGGGTTCCACCCGGTGACGGTGCTGCACCACAGCGCCCCGGCGGAGTCGCTGCCGGGCAGTGCGGGAGCGGAACGCGGCGGGGGTGTGGCGGGCCCGGCCGGGGATCCGGTGGCGGGGGGCGGCGGAGACGGGGAGGGCGGCGCGCAGGCCCGCGACGACGCGGCACGGAGCGGCCCGGCAGGGGGCGGCCCGGCGCGGGACGGCGGGCCGCGGGGCAGCGGGTCGCGGGGCAGCGGGTCGCGGGGCAGCGGGTCGCGTCACGGCGGAGGGCGGAACAGTGCGGGGCGGGGCGGCCCGGGACCTGCGGGCCTGCGGGAGGCGGCGCTGCTGCTGGACGCGGAGGGGGCGTGCGGCCCGGTGTCGCACACGGCCGTGGTCAGCGGCGCGGACACCTCGCGGGCGCCGCGGGGGCGCGCGCTGGTCAGCTCGGTGGTGCTGGGCGAGGACGCGGTACGGCCGGCGCGGGTGCTGGACAAGTCGGCGCGGCGGCAGTTGAGCGAGCTGTACGGGACGTCGGCGTTCGACTGGGAACTGGTGGGAGCGCACCACGACCCGGAGGCGATACCGGCGATGCCGGCACCGCACGACCTGAGCCGGCCGGTGCGGGTGCTGTGCGGGCTGTACGTCTGCGGCGACCACCGCGACACGAGCACCCCCCAGGGCGCCCTGTACTCGGGCCGCCGCGCGGCCCGGGCCCTCCTCCGCGACTTCGGCCTCACCCCCGCCTCGGGGACCGCCGCGGTCCCGGCGGTGGCATAG
- a CDS encoding DUF4191 domain-containing protein, whose amino-acid sequence MASSEPTPENKGRLKQIALTYKMTRRADPKVGLIVAGVGILVLGAALGIGFLIGHPIYLGIVGFLLALLGMAIVFGRRAEAAAFGQMEGQPGAAAAVLDNMKRGWTVTPAVAMTRQQDVVHRAVGKAGIVLVAEGNPNRLKGLLAAEKKKMNRVVADVPVHDVVVGNDEGQVPLKKLRATLVKLPRVLQGHQVTQVNDRLKALGDLMSNMPVPKGPMPKGMRMPKGGGKMR is encoded by the coding sequence ATGGCCAGCAGTGAACCCACCCCCGAGAACAAGGGGCGTCTGAAGCAGATCGCCCTCACGTACAAGATGACCAGGCGGGCCGACCCGAAGGTCGGTCTGATCGTCGCGGGCGTGGGCATCCTGGTCCTCGGCGCCGCCCTGGGCATCGGCTTCCTCATCGGGCACCCGATCTACCTGGGCATCGTCGGATTCCTGCTGGCGCTGCTCGGCATGGCGATCGTCTTCGGGCGGCGCGCGGAGGCGGCGGCGTTCGGGCAGATGGAGGGCCAGCCGGGCGCGGCCGCGGCGGTGCTGGACAACATGAAGCGGGGCTGGACCGTCACCCCCGCGGTGGCGATGACGCGGCAGCAGGACGTCGTGCACCGGGCCGTGGGCAAGGCGGGCATCGTCCTGGTCGCCGAGGGAAACCCGAACCGGCTGAAGGGCCTGCTGGCGGCCGAGAAGAAGAAGATGAACCGGGTCGTCGCGGACGTGCCCGTCCACGACGTCGTCGTCGGCAACGACGAGGGCCAGGTGCCGCTGAAGAAGCTGCGGGCGACGCTGGTGAAGCTGCCGCGGGTGCTGCAGGGCCACCAGGTGACGCAGGTCAACGACCGGCTGAAGGCGCTGGGCGACCTGATGAGCAACATGCCGGTCCCGAAGGGCCCGATGCCCAAGGGCATGCGCATGCCCAAGGGCGGCGGCAAGATGCGCTGA
- a CDS encoding TIGR01777 family oxidoreductase, translating to MRIAVSGSSGLIGSALVGSLRTDRHDVLRLVRREATAPDEARWDPEKGYVDTARLRGCDAVVHLAGAGIADRRWTARYKRVLRDSRVLGTAAVADAVASLDRPPAVLVCGSAIGYYGDTGDRRTDETAPPGRGFLADLCQEWEGATAAAEEAGVRTVHARTGLVVSRKGGAWGRLFPIFRAGLGGRLGNGRQYWSFISLHDHVAALRHLIDTESLAGPVNLTGPEPLTNREVTAAMGRVLHRPTPFPVPAAALRLALGGFAEDVIGSQRVVPRRLLDSGFTFAFPGIEDALRAALRG from the coding sequence ATGCGTATCGCGGTCTCCGGCTCTTCCGGACTCATCGGCTCCGCCCTCGTCGGCTCCCTGCGGACCGACCGGCACGACGTCCTGCGGCTGGTGCGGCGGGAGGCGACCGCGCCGGACGAGGCGCGGTGGGATCCGGAGAAGGGGTACGTCGACACCGCGCGGCTCCGCGGCTGCGACGCCGTCGTGCACCTCGCCGGCGCCGGCATCGCCGACCGGCGCTGGACCGCGCGCTACAAGCGGGTGCTCCGCGACAGCCGGGTGCTCGGCACCGCGGCCGTCGCCGACGCCGTCGCCTCCCTCGACCGGCCGCCGGCCGTCCTCGTCTGCGGCAGCGCGATCGGCTACTACGGCGACACCGGCGACCGCCGCACCGACGAGACCGCGCCGCCGGGACGCGGCTTCCTCGCCGACCTGTGCCAGGAGTGGGAGGGGGCGACGGCCGCCGCGGAGGAGGCCGGGGTCCGTACCGTCCACGCGCGTACGGGCCTGGTGGTCTCCCGCAAGGGCGGGGCATGGGGACGGCTGTTCCCGATCTTCCGGGCGGGGCTGGGCGGCCGGCTCGGCAACGGGCGGCAGTACTGGAGCTTCATCTCGCTGCACGACCACGTCGCCGCGCTGCGGCACCTCATCGACACGGAGTCCCTCGCCGGGCCGGTGAACCTCACCGGTCCCGAGCCGCTGACGAACCGGGAGGTGACGGCCGCGATGGGGCGGGTGCTGCACCGGCCGACGCCGTTCCCGGTGCCGGCCGCGGCGCTGCGGCTGGCGCTGGGCGGGTTCGCGGAGGACGTGATCGGCAGCCAGCGGGTGGTGCCGCGCCGACTGCTCGACTCGGGGTTCACGTTCGCGTTCCCGGGGATCGAGGACGCGCTGCGGGCGGCGCTGCGGGGGTGA
- a CDS encoding SDR family oxidoreductase, producing the protein MSEEQNRNKVGTAGTAGTAGPQPLRGKVALVAGATRGAGRAIAVGLGALGATVYATGRTTREHVSEVGRTTETIEETGELVTAAGGEGVAVRVDHLEPDQVRDLIARVERDHGRLDVLVNDVWGGEHLVEFGKKMWEIDLDRGLRMLELGVKTHIVTSHCALPLLLRTGGGLLVEITDGTAEANKPYREMFFYDLTKNAPIRMAFGLSHELKDAGATALSLTPGFLRSEQMLDHFGVTEENWRDAIAKERHFALSETPALVGRAVAALAADPDKARWNGASLYSGQVAQEYGFTDTDGTVPDSWPYFQRVMAGEDPGDPESYRLRP; encoded by the coding sequence ATGAGCGAAGAGCAGAACAGAAACAAGGTCGGAACCGCCGGAACCGCCGGAACCGCCGGGCCGCAGCCGCTGCGCGGAAAGGTCGCCCTGGTCGCGGGCGCCACGCGGGGCGCGGGCCGGGCCATCGCGGTGGGGCTGGGCGCCCTGGGGGCCACCGTGTACGCCACGGGCCGTACGACCCGGGAGCACGTCAGCGAGGTCGGCCGCACCACCGAGACCATCGAGGAGACCGGGGAGCTGGTCACCGCGGCCGGCGGCGAGGGCGTCGCGGTCCGCGTCGACCACCTCGAACCCGATCAGGTACGGGACCTGATCGCCCGCGTCGAGCGCGACCACGGCCGGCTCGACGTCCTGGTGAACGACGTGTGGGGCGGGGAACACCTCGTCGAGTTCGGCAAGAAGATGTGGGAGATCGACCTCGACCGCGGCCTGCGCATGCTGGAACTCGGGGTCAAGACCCACATCGTCACCAGCCACTGCGCGCTCCCGCTGCTGCTGCGCACCGGCGGCGGGCTGCTGGTCGAGATCACCGACGGCACGGCGGAGGCCAACAAGCCGTACCGCGAGATGTTCTTCTACGACCTGACCAAGAACGCCCCGATCCGGATGGCGTTCGGCCTCAGCCACGAGCTGAAGGACGCCGGCGCCACCGCCCTCTCCCTCACCCCGGGCTTCCTGCGCTCCGAGCAGATGCTCGACCACTTCGGGGTGACGGAGGAGAACTGGCGCGACGCGATCGCCAAGGAGCGGCACTTCGCGCTCTCCGAGACGCCCGCCCTCGTCGGCCGCGCGGTGGCGGCGCTGGCGGCCGACCCGGACAAGGCGCGGTGGAACGGCGCGTCGCTGTACAGCGGGCAGGTCGCCCAGGAGTACGGGTTCACGGACACCGACGGCACCGTGCCGGACAGTTGGCCGTACTTCCAGCGCGTCATGGCCGGCGAGGACCCCGGCGACCCGGAGAGCTACCGGCTCCGCCCGTAG
- a CDS encoding N-acetyltransferase, with the protein MTDAHGGGAVGGELCIRPASAADGDRLRDLDVATWSHLHAVTARPSSDAPFFDERHHPRDYLVAELPAAGPAGPARVVGYICVVPPSSLAVNGHVRQIQGLVVAPEARGAGVARALLRAGAEHARAAGARRLTLRVLGHNAPARRLYESEGFAVEGVLPEEFLLDGRYVDDVLMGRTLL; encoded by the coding sequence ATGACTGACGCGCACGGCGGCGGGGCGGTCGGCGGCGAGCTGTGCATACGCCCCGCGAGCGCCGCCGACGGGGATCGGCTCCGCGACCTCGACGTGGCCACCTGGTCGCATCTGCACGCGGTGACCGCGCGGCCCAGCTCCGACGCCCCGTTCTTCGACGAGCGTCACCACCCCCGCGACTACCTCGTCGCCGAGCTGCCCGCGGCGGGCCCCGCGGGCCCCGCCCGCGTCGTCGGCTACATCTGCGTCGTCCCTCCGTCGTCGCTCGCGGTCAACGGGCACGTGCGCCAGATCCAGGGCCTCGTCGTCGCCCCCGAGGCCCGCGGGGCCGGCGTCGCGCGGGCGCTGCTGCGGGCGGGCGCGGAGCACGCCCGGGCGGCGGGGGCGCGGCGGCTGACGCTGCGCGTGCTCGGGCACAACGCGCCGGCGCGGCGGCTGTACGAGTCGGAGGGGTTCGCGGTGGAGGGGGTGCTGCCGGAGGAGTTCCTGCTGGACGGCAGGTACGTGGACGACGTGCTGATGGGGCGCACACTCCTCTGA
- the lipB gene encoding lipoyl(octanoyl) transferase LipB — translation MGELRFVHLGFGENAVEYLEAWQEQRRVHAARFAEEIPDTCLLLEHPPVYTAGRRTAEDERPLDGTPVVDVDRGGKITWHGPGQLVGYPILKLPRPVDVVAHVRRLEEALIRACTDFGLATTRIEGRSGVWVLGDPVEQRAELGGLALDFDPRLSDEEYDPRLAGPEYAPSNAGQRREDRKLAAIGIRVARGVTMHGFSLNCNPDNTWFDRIVPCGIRDAGVASLSGELGRDVPVSEVLPVVEKHLREILETAEPLPRAV, via the coding sequence GTGGGCGAGCTGCGCTTCGTTCACCTGGGGTTCGGCGAGAACGCCGTGGAGTACCTGGAGGCTTGGCAGGAGCAACGGCGCGTGCACGCCGCCCGCTTCGCCGAGGAGATCCCCGACACCTGTCTGCTGCTGGAGCACCCGCCGGTCTACACCGCGGGCCGCCGCACGGCCGAGGACGAGCGCCCGCTCGACGGCACCCCCGTCGTGGACGTGGACCGCGGCGGCAAGATCACCTGGCACGGCCCGGGTCAGCTCGTCGGCTACCCGATCCTGAAGCTGCCGCGCCCCGTCGACGTCGTCGCCCACGTACGCCGGCTGGAGGAGGCCCTCATCCGGGCCTGCACCGACTTCGGCCTGGCGACCACCCGGATCGAGGGCCGCAGCGGCGTCTGGGTCCTGGGCGACCCCGTGGAGCAGCGCGCCGAGCTGGGCGGGCTGGCGCTGGACTTCGACCCCCGGCTGTCGGACGAGGAGTACGACCCGCGCCTCGCGGGTCCGGAGTACGCGCCGTCCAACGCAGGCCAGCGGCGCGAGGACCGCAAGCTGGCCGCGATCGGCATCCGCGTCGCCAGGGGCGTGACCATGCACGGCTTCTCCCTGAACTGCAACCCGGACAACACCTGGTTCGACCGGATCGTGCCGTGCGGCATCCGCGACGCGGGCGTGGCCTCGCTCTCCGGCGAGCTGGGAAGAGACGTGCCGGTGTCGGAGGTTCTCCCTGTCGTGGAGAAGCATCTGCGCGAGATCCTGGAGACGGCCGAGCCCCTCCCCCGCGCGGTCTGA
- a CDS encoding regulator — protein MTTERPSQRPPNRQLAALISEAGFSNAGLARRVDQLGLEHGLDLRYDKTSVTRWLRGQQPRGTTPALIAEVFTRRLGRRLTAQDLGLDACAPVYAGLEFAATPTEAIDIVSGLWRKDTGSQAELRKIAFTPAGLVVPSRDWLIGRPDEKVARELQQRGTGAPGAPGGAASGAPGAVRVPAQGRGPVLNAGGGGVAVGTGPGPGPAGGPGGGPAGVAGGRVDGAPGWGGPGARVPGQRVTQGDIGAMRSVAEMFRALDNAYGGGHARQALVRYLEHEVEPMLRGTYNEVTGRRLFSAAADLTRLAGWTSYDIAAHGLAQRYFVQSLRLAQASGDRAYGSYVLVTMSRQAVYLGHGREAVQLTRVAQQGVGGGAPPVVQALLHAAEARGHGLLGEVRACTTSLARAERALESARPGEEAPHWARFFDEAQLADEFGHCHRDLQQYRAAAQHAERSLQLRAAGFARSRVFCRLVLATARLGLGEVEQACVLGAEAAQQAAEMRSARAAEYVRDFERRLEPYRDAPPVRAYRERVAALAV, from the coding sequence GTGACGACGGAACGACCTTCACAGCGACCTCCCAACCGCCAGCTCGCGGCCCTCATCTCCGAGGCCGGGTTCTCCAACGCGGGGCTCGCCCGCAGAGTCGATCAGCTCGGGCTCGAACACGGCCTCGACCTGCGGTACGACAAGACGTCGGTGACCCGGTGGCTCCGCGGCCAGCAGCCGCGCGGCACGACGCCCGCGCTGATCGCCGAGGTGTTCACCCGGCGCCTGGGCCGCCGGCTGACCGCGCAGGACCTCGGTCTCGACGCGTGCGCACCGGTGTACGCCGGACTGGAGTTCGCCGCGACGCCGACAGAGGCGATCGACATCGTGAGCGGGCTGTGGCGCAAGGACACGGGCAGCCAGGCGGAGCTGCGGAAGATTGCGTTCACTCCTGCGGGTCTGGTGGTGCCGAGCCGGGATTGGCTGATCGGCAGGCCGGACGAGAAGGTCGCGCGCGAGCTCCAGCAGCGCGGCACGGGAGCGCCCGGGGCGCCGGGAGGTGCGGCGTCCGGGGCGCCGGGTGCGGTGCGGGTGCCGGCGCAGGGGCGCGGTCCGGTGCTGAACGCGGGCGGCGGCGGGGTCGCCGTCGGTACGGGTCCCGGGCCGGGGCCGGCGGGTGGCCCCGGGGGCGGGCCGGCCGGTGTGGCCGGCGGGCGCGTCGACGGAGCGCCGGGATGGGGCGGGCCGGGAGCGCGGGTGCCGGGGCAGCGCGTCACCCAGGGGGACATCGGGGCCATGCGGTCGGTCGCCGAGATGTTCCGGGCGCTGGACAACGCGTACGGCGGCGGGCACGCCAGGCAGGCGCTCGTGCGGTATCTGGAGCACGAGGTCGAGCCGATGCTGCGCGGCACGTACAACGAGGTCACGGGGCGGCGGCTGTTCTCCGCCGCGGCGGACCTGACGCGGCTGGCGGGCTGGACGTCGTACGACATCGCGGCCCACGGGCTCGCGCAGCGGTACTTCGTCCAGTCGCTGCGGCTGGCGCAGGCGTCGGGCGACCGCGCGTACGGCAGCTACGTGCTGGTCACGATGAGCCGCCAGGCCGTCTACCTGGGGCACGGCCGCGAGGCGGTGCAGTTGACCCGGGTCGCGCAGCAGGGCGTCGGCGGGGGCGCGCCGCCGGTGGTGCAGGCGCTGCTGCACGCCGCGGAGGCGCGCGGGCACGGGCTGCTGGGCGAGGTGCGGGCCTGCACGACGTCGCTGGCGCGGGCGGAGCGGGCGCTGGAGTCGGCGCGGCCGGGGGAGGAGGCGCCGCACTGGGCGCGGTTCTTCGACGAGGCGCAGCTCGCGGACGAGTTCGGCCACTGCCACCGCGACCTCCAGCAGTACCGGGCGGCGGCGCAGCACGCGGAGCGCTCGCTGCAGTTGCGGGCGGCGGGGTTCGCGCGCAGCCGGGTGTTCTGCCGGCTGGTGCTGGCCACGGCGCGGCTGGGGCTGGGTGAGGTGGAGCAGGCGTGCGTGCTGGGGGCGGAGGCGGCGCAGCAGGCGGCGGAGATGCGGTCGGCGCGGGCGGCGGAGTACGTCCGCGACTTCGAACGGCGCCTGGAGCCGTACCGCGACGCACCTCCGGTGCGGGCGTACCGGGAGCGGGTCGCGGCGCTGGCGGTGTGA
- a CDS encoding DUF4240 domain-containing protein, producing the protein MEESEFWELIDSTREAAEGDPAEQADLLVDRLTGLDPDAVTDFACHVESRMNRAYRMDLWGAAWVLLDGVSDDAFDSFRGWLVGQGRTVFEGALHEPDDLADLLEDFDEETDGEAEDLAYVADEAYERLTGLKLPELELPEGPEEPLGEPIDFEDERVLARRFPKLWALYRED; encoded by the coding sequence ATGGAGGAGTCGGAGTTCTGGGAGCTGATCGACAGCACCCGCGAGGCCGCGGAAGGCGACCCCGCGGAGCAGGCCGACCTGCTCGTCGACCGGCTGACCGGTCTGGACCCGGACGCCGTGACCGACTTCGCCTGCCACGTCGAGTCGCGCATGAACCGCGCGTACCGCATGGACCTGTGGGGCGCGGCGTGGGTGCTGCTCGACGGGGTCAGCGACGACGCCTTCGACTCCTTCCGCGGCTGGCTCGTCGGGCAGGGCCGGACGGTCTTCGAGGGCGCGCTGCACGAGCCGGACGACCTCGCGGACCTGCTGGAGGACTTCGACGAGGAGACGGACGGGGAGGCCGAGGACCTGGCGTACGTCGCGGACGAGGCGTACGAGCGGCTGACGGGGCTGAAGCTGCCGGAGCTGGAGCTGCCGGAGGGGCCCGAGGAGCCGCTGGGGGAGCCGATCGACTTCGAGGACGAACGCGTGCTGGCGCGGCGGTTCCCGAAGCTGTGGGCGCTGTACCGGGAGGACTGA
- a CDS encoding RDD family protein, with amino-acid sequence MDDAEKRQAIGSWLSGPRSAAEDMGADFGYRGQRLGLPETGPGSVAPVGRRIAALVIDWLMCQLIAYGLFVGGDGRTLGLWTMGVFFVMSLLLVGTLGLTPGKRIMRIRVVAQNGARLGFGAVVARSVLLCLVIPAVMMDRDTRGLHERVARAVEVRF; translated from the coding sequence GTGGATGATGCGGAGAAGCGGCAAGCAATCGGATCGTGGCTCTCCGGCCCCCGCTCGGCGGCCGAGGACATGGGCGCCGACTTCGGGTACCGGGGCCAGCGACTCGGGCTGCCCGAGACCGGGCCCGGCTCGGTCGCGCCGGTCGGCAGGCGCATCGCGGCGCTGGTCATCGACTGGCTGATGTGCCAGCTCATCGCCTACGGCCTGTTCGTCGGCGGCGACGGCAGGACGCTGGGGCTGTGGACCATGGGCGTCTTCTTCGTGATGTCCCTGCTGCTGGTCGGCACCCTGGGGCTCACGCCGGGCAAGCGGATCATGCGTATCCGCGTCGTCGCCCAGAACGGCGCACGGCTCGGCTTCGGCGCGGTCGTCGCCCGCTCCGTGCTGCTCTGCCTGGTGATCCCCGCCGTCATGATGGACCGCGACACCCGCGGGCTGCACGAGCGCGTCGCCCGCGCCGTCGAGGTGCGGTTCTGA
- the lipA gene encoding lipoyl synthase, producing the protein MSAVAPDGRKLLRLEVRNSQTPIERKPEWIKTRAKMGPEYNALRKLVKDEGLHTVCQEAGCPNIFECWEDREATFLIGGEQCTRRCDFCQIDTGRPAELDRDEPRRVAESVQQMELRYATITGVARDDLEDGGAWLYAETVRQIHATAPGTGVELLIPDFNAEPEQLAEVFSARPEVLAHNVETVPRIFKRIRPGFRYERSLEVLTRAREAGLVTKSNLILGMGEERAEVSQALRDLHEAGCELITITQYLRPSPRHHPVERWVKPHEFVELQQEAEEIGFAGVMSGPLVRSSYRAGRLYKQAMEKRAQAAA; encoded by the coding sequence GTGTCCGCTGTCGCACCCGACGGTCGCAAGCTGCTCCGCCTGGAAGTCCGCAACAGCCAGACCCCCATCGAGCGCAAGCCCGAGTGGATCAAGACCCGCGCGAAGATGGGGCCCGAGTACAACGCGCTGCGCAAGCTCGTCAAGGACGAGGGCCTGCACACGGTCTGCCAGGAAGCCGGCTGTCCCAACATCTTCGAGTGCTGGGAGGACCGCGAGGCGACCTTCCTCATCGGCGGCGAGCAGTGCACCCGGCGGTGCGACTTCTGCCAGATCGACACCGGCCGGCCGGCCGAGCTGGACCGCGACGAGCCGCGCCGGGTCGCCGAGTCCGTCCAGCAGATGGAGCTGCGGTACGCCACGATCACCGGCGTCGCCCGCGACGACCTGGAGGACGGCGGCGCCTGGCTGTACGCGGAGACGGTGCGCCAGATCCACGCCACCGCTCCCGGCACCGGCGTCGAGCTGCTGATCCCCGACTTCAACGCCGAGCCGGAGCAGCTCGCGGAGGTCTTCTCCGCCCGCCCCGAGGTGCTCGCGCACAACGTCGAGACGGTCCCGCGGATCTTCAAGCGCATCCGCCCCGGCTTCCGCTACGAGCGCTCCCTGGAGGTCCTCACGCGCGCCCGCGAGGCCGGCCTGGTGACGAAGTCGAACCTCATCCTGGGCATGGGCGAGGAGCGCGCGGAGGTCAGCCAGGCGCTGCGGGACCTGCACGAGGCGGGCTGCGAGCTGATCACCATCACGCAGTACCTGAGGCCGTCGCCGCGGCACCACCCGGTGGAGCGGTGGGTGAAGCCGCACGAGTTCGTGGAGCTGCAGCAGGAGGCCGAGGAGATCGGCTTCGCGGGCGTCATGTCCGGGCCGCTGGTGCGGTCCTCGTACCGGGCGGGACGGCTGTACAAGCAGGCCATGGAGAAGCGCGCGCAGGCCGCCGCGTAG